From one Solanum stenotomum isolate F172 chromosome 12, ASM1918654v1, whole genome shotgun sequence genomic stretch:
- the LOC125849404 gene encoding protein CHUP1, chloroplastic-like: MGEEKSLESRVKASKFADQNKVPKGGNSNVKGNNNMSKVRSSWGSQIVKGFSGERKTKLQTIIHAKKELVPGNENSNQKNSSGISQPRVKRSLMGDLSCSVVSSQVHPQTVNIHRTKSSGSRDLFNEIDHLRSLLQESKGRELKLQAELSEFKRSPKVVELERELELKKSEINSFAKKVELMECEKAVLSHQLGSLTAARERQDTKSNKEEFKSVTSLEMEVVELRRLNKELQLQKRDISCRLSSMESQLAIVGKGPEGDTIEHIKAEASLLRHENENLCKQVEGLQMSRLNEVEELAYLKWVNSCLREELRSCSSMTCDKTSSPHGSEKSRESLCLSYDHSDEDSKCSSARRLSLVKKLKKWPITDEDMQQLGSPDNIITHSWEDTQSSTRRHSISGSKFCVEDLIFNKRRQSDVFMCSKEVEKEMEPIVSQHKLTNPLEVEKRVLRIPNPPPRPSSVALIEEEGENSVQVPGPPPPPPPPPPPPPPKLMAKTTSGMVQRAPQVVEFYHSLMKRDSRKDSLNGGVCDASSVSDVRSSMIGEIENRSSYLLAIRADVETQAEFVISLIAEVNNAVYSDIEDVVAFVKWLDDELCFLVDERAVLKHFDWPERKADTLREAAFGYRDLKKLENEVSTYKDDPRSPCDIALKKIISLSEKMERSVYNLLRTRDSLMRHSKEFKIPTHWMLDNGILSKIKFGSVKLAKVYMKRVAAELQSKGPLDKDTSMDYMLLQGVRFAFRIHQFAGGFDAETMQAFEELRGLALSLNKK, from the exons ATGGGGGAGGAAAAATCATTAGAGAGTAGAGTGAAAGCTTCAAAGTTTGCTGATCAAAATAAGGTACCAAAGGGTGGTAATAGCAATGTAAAAGGTAATAACAATATGTCAAAGGTGAGATCTTCTTGGGGTTCTCAAATTGTGAAGGGTTTCTCAGGGGAGAGAAAAACCAAGTTGCAGACCATAATTCATGccaagaaagagttggttccTGGCAACGAAAACTCGAACCAGAAGAACTCTTCTGGCATTTCACAGCCAAGGGTGAAGAGGTCTCTAATGGGAGACTTGTCTTGTTCAGTCGTTTCCTCTCAAGTTCATCCTCAAACAGTTAACATTCACAGGACTAAGTCTTCCGGTTCACGTGATCTATTCAATGaaattgatcatttgaggagcTTGCTACAAGAATCAAAGGGACGGGAATTGAAATTGCAGGCTGAATTATCTGAATTTAAGAGGAGTCCAAAGGTGGTTGAGCTCGAGAGGGAACTCGAACTGAAGAAGAGTGAGATTAATAGCTTTGCCAAGAAAGTTGAATTGATGGAATGTGAAAAGGCAGTCCTTTCTCATCAATTAGGTTCATTGACTGCTGCCCGAGAGAGACAAGATACGAAATCCAATAAGGAAGAATTCAAAAGTGTGACTAGTTTGGAAATGGAGGTTGTGGAGTTGAGGCGCTTGAATAAGGAGCTCCAGCTACAGAAAAGAGATATTTCTTGCAGGCTGTCTTCCATGGAGTCCCAGCTAGCCATTGTTGGAAAAGGTCCAGAG GGAGATACAATTGAGCATATTAAAGCAGAGGCTTCTTTGTTGAGACATGAAAATGAAAACCTTTGCAAACAAGTTGAGGGTCTTCAAATGAGTAGGTTGAATGAGGTTGAGGAGCTTGCCTACTTGAAGTGGGTGAACTCATGTTTGCGAGAAGAGTTGCGCAGCTGCTCGTCCATGACATGTGATAAGACTTCTAGCCCTCATGGCAGTGAGAAAAGTAGGGAATCACTTTGCTTGTCTTATGATCATAGTGATGAGGACTCAAAATGTAGTAGTGCAAGGAGGTTAAGCCTCGTTAAGAAGCTAAAGAAGTGGCCTATTACTGATGAAGATATGCAACAACTAGGGAGCCCGGATAATATCATTACTCATAGTTGGGAGGATACACAAAGTTCTACTCGCAGGCACTCGATAAGTGGATCAAAATTTTGTGTTGAGGACTTGATTTTTAATAAGAGAAGGCAATCAGATGTCTTTATGTGTTCCAAGGAAGTGGAAAAGGAGATGGAACCTATTGTTTCCCAACATAAATTAACCAATCCTTTGGAGGTCGAGAAACGTGTCTTGCGGATTCCTAATCCCCCTCCGAGGCCTTCATCTGTTGCTttaattgaagaagaaggagaaaattcTGTTCAAGTTCCTGGtcctccaccaccacctcctcctcctcctccaccaccacctccaAAACTTATGGCCAAAACTACATCAGGCATGGTACAGAGAGCTCCTCAAGTAGTAGAGTTTTATCATTCACTGATGAAGAGAGACTCGAGGAAGGATTCTTTAAATGGAGGAGTATGTGATGCATCAAGTGTTTCAGACGTTCGTAGTAGCATGATCGGTGAAATTGAGAACAGATCATCATATTTGCTGGCT ATAAGGGCAGATGTGGAAACTCAAGCAGAATTTGTGATTTCCCTGATAGCAGAGGTCAATAATGCAGTTTATTCAGACATCGAAGACGTGGTTGCTTTTGTGAAATGGCTAGATGATGAACTTTGCTTTCTG GTGGATGAAAGGGCAGTCCTAAAGCACTTTGACTGGCCAGAGAGAAAAGCAGACACACTAAGGGAGGCAGCATTTGGATATAGAGATCTCAAGAAGTTGGAGAATGAAGTTTCAACTTATAAGGACGATCCTCGATCGCCATGTGATATTGCACTAAAGAAGATTATTTCTTTGTCAGAGAA GATGGAGCGTAGTGTCTATAACCTTCTTCGGACAAGAGACTCATTGATGCGCCACAGCAAAGAGTTCAAAATCCCCACTCACTGGATGCTTGATAATGGGATATTAAGCAAG ATAAAGTTTGGCTCTGTGAAGTTGGCTAAGGTGTACATGAAGAGGGTAGCTGCGGAGCTTCAGTCCAAAGGACCATTAGATAAAGACACTTCCATGGACTACATGCTACTCCAAGGAGTGAGATTTGCTTTCCGGATTCATCAG TTTGCGGGAGGATTTGATGCAGAAACGATGCAAGCTTTCGAGGAGCTACGGGGCCTAGCACTTTcattaaataagaaatag